In Procambarus clarkii isolate CNS0578487 chromosome 6, FALCON_Pclarkii_2.0, whole genome shotgun sequence, one DNA window encodes the following:
- the LOC138356035 gene encoding galactose/N-acetyl-D-galactosamine lectin heavy subunit 1-like: MGVRNSGKIQHNCCCYHCNIEDNCCYYYYNIEDNCCCYYCNIEDNCCCYYCNIEDNCCCYYCNIEHSCYYYCNIEDNCWYYYCNIEDNCCYYCNIEDNCWYYYCNIEDNCWYYCNIEDNCWYYYCNIEDNCYYYCNIEDNCCYYYCNIEDNCCYYHCNIEDNCCYYCNIEDNCCYHCNIEDNSCYYCNIEDNCCYYHCNIEDNCCYYHCNIEDNCCYYYCNIEDNCCYHCNIEDNCCYYYCNIEDNCCYYHCNIEDNCCYYCNIEDNCCYYCNIEDNCCYYCNIEDNCCYYHCSGIGSDHDVLKLVETGIYLLYRDVIQDGLVSGLSPTRVIPHNLEHLTSGIWPSTDVNNEKRETPHEETLYITSLPLMPQEGSGILNTFHLSSYLYYLAS; encoded by the exons ATGGGGGTGAGGAATTCTGGCAAAATACAG CAcaactgctgctgctaccacTGTAATATTGAGGacaactgctgctactactactataatATTGAGGacaactgctgctgctactactgtaaTATTGAGGacaactgctgctgctactactgtaaTATTGAGGacaactgctgctgctactactgtaaTATTGAGCacagctgctactactactgtaaTATTGAGGACAACTGCTGGTACTACTACTGTAATATTGAGGacaactgctgctactactgtaaTATTGAGGACAACTGCTGGTACTACTACTGTAATATTGAGGACAACTGCTGGTACTACTGTAATATTGAGGACAACTGCTGGTACTACTACTGTAATATTGAGGacaactgctactactactgtaaTATTGAGGacaactgctgctactactactgtaaTATTGAGGACAACTGCTGCTACTACCACTGTAATATTGAGGacaactgctgctactactgtaaTATTGAGGACAACTGCTGCTATCACTGTAATATTGAGGACAACAGCTGCTACTACTGTAATATTGAGGACAACTGCTGCTACTACCACTGTAATATTGAGGACAACTGCTGCTACTACCACTGTAATATTGAGGacaactgctgctactactactgtaaTATTGAGGACAACTGCTGCTATCACTGTAATATTGAGGacaactgctgctactactactgtaaTATTGAGGACAACTGCTGCTACTACCACTGTAATATTGAGGacaactgctgctactactgtaaTATTGAGGacaactgctgctactactgtaaTATTGAGGacaactgctgctactactgtaaTATTGAGGACAACTGCTGCTACTACCACT GTAGTGGAATTGGCAGTGATCATGATGTGTTAAAGTTAGTGGAAACAGGCATTTACCTCCTCTACAGGGACGTAATCCAAGATGGCCTAGTATCAGGTCTCTCCCCTACACGAGTAATTCCCCATAACCTCGAGCACCTCACAAGTGGCATCTGGCCAAGCACTGATGTAAACAATGAAAAACGGGAGACTCCTCATGAAGAAACCTTATACATTACATCTTTGCCACTAATGCCACAAGAAG GCTCTGGCATCCTtaacaccttccacctctcctcaTACCTCTATTATTTAGCTTCATGA
- the LOC123754191 gene encoding zinc finger protein 678: MTTKPRQCPEYGKTCGHLRRIKKAHMMVHVAAKPHKCLECGKAFSRLDYMKTHRMVHTGEKPHECPECGRAFSQHGHLTTHRRVHTGSKPHECPECGKTFNRLQNMLRHRMVHTGEKPHECPYCGKTFNQLGSMKIHITVHTGFKPHECPDCGRKFSRLGSMKTHRAVHTGVKPHECPECGKTFNRLQNMKSHRMVHTSAKRFECADCGKKFRGRSTLIRHMLVHTDDKLHECPVCGKRFIHHRSMKSHMLLHAHTEPHNCPEVKTPL; the protein is encoded by the coding sequence ATGACGACCAAACCTCGTCAGTGTCCGGAGTACGGGAAGACTTGCGGGCATCTTAGACGTATCAAGAAGGCTCACATGATGGTCCATGTGGCTgctaaacctcacaagtgtctcgAGTGTGGCAAGGCATTCAGTCGTCTCGACTACATGAAGACCCACAGGATGGTTCACACGGGTGAAAAGccccacgagtgtccagagtgcggGAGAGCCTTCAGCCAACACGGTCACTTGACCACTCACAGGAGAGTGCATACGGGTagtaagcctcacgagtgtcctgagtgtggCAAAACCTTCAATCGTCTCCAGAACATGTTGAGGCACAGGATGGTGCACACCGGTgaaaaacctcacgagtgtccttaCTGTGGGAAGACGTTCAATCAACTCGGAAGTATGAAGATTCACATAACGGTGCATACGGGTtttaaacctcacgagtgtcccgaCTGTGGGAGAAAATTCAGCCGTCTGGGatctatgaagactcacagggcaGTGCACACGGGCgttaaacctcacgagtgtcccgaGTGTGGGAAAACATTTAATCGTCTCCAAAATATGAAGTCGCATAGGATGGTGCACACGAGCGCTAAACGCTTCGAATGTGCAGATTGTGGGAAAAAATTCAGAGGCCGTAGCACTTTAATACGCCACATGTTGGTACACACGGATGATAAACTTCACGAGTGTCCCGTGTGTGGGAAAAGATTTATTCACCATAGGAGTATGAAAAGTCACATGTTACTACATGCACACACTGAACCTCATAATTGTCCTGAGGTAAAAACACCTTTGTAA
- the LOC123747911 gene encoding zinc finger protein 83 translates to MSQDGSRSHLEEMTFTQAAQIVNKTKPHQCPDCLKTFSRLDNMKTHRMVHTGDRPKPHQCLECGKTFSHVGHMKRHMMVHTGDTPYECPECGEKFSQHVHMKTHMMVHTGEKPHECPECGKRFGRLDVMKTHRMVHSGDKPHPCPVCGQRFRQLGNMKIHMVVHTGDKPHKCPECGKRFSYLGAMKKHFMVHMSNEPFECAECGRRFKERDSIINHMVGHVGDKPHECPACGKRFMHHNNMRSHILVHSCDKSH, encoded by the coding sequence ATGTCACAAGATGGCTCCCGCAGCCATCTGGAGGAGATGACGTTCACACAAGCTGCACAAATCGTAAATAAGACGAAGCCTCACCAGTGTCCCGATTGTTTGAAAACGTTCAGCCGTCTTgataatatgaagactcacaggatggtgcatactgGTGATAGGCCTAAGCCTCACCAGTGTCTCGAGTGTGGTAAAACATTCAGTCACGTTGGGCATATGAAGAGACACATGATGGTGCATACGGGTGATACGCCGTATGAGTGTCCGGAGTGTGGCGAAAAATTTAGTCAACATGTACATATGAAGACACACATGATGGTACATACAGGTgaaaaacctcacgagtgtcccgagtgtgggaaaagatttggCCGTCTGGATGTTATGAAGACTCATAGGATGGTGCACTCGGGTGACAAACCTCATCCGTGTCCGGTGTGTGGGCAGAGATTCAGGcaacttggaaatatgaagattcACATGGTGGTGCatacaggtgataaacctcataagTGCcctgagtgtgggaaaagattcagttaTCTTGGAGCTATGAAGAAGCACTTTATGGTGCATATGAGTAATGAACCGTTTGAGTGTGCCGAGTGTGGAAGAAGATTCAAAGAACGTGACAGTATAATAAACCACATGGTAGGCCATGtgggtgataaacctcatgagtgtccagcatGTGGGAAAAGATTTATGCATCATAACAACATGAGAAGTCACATATTAGTGCATTCTTGCGATAAATCTCACTAG